The following coding sequences are from one Acipenser ruthenus chromosome 7, fAciRut3.2 maternal haplotype, whole genome shotgun sequence window:
- the LOC117415688 gene encoding leucine-rich repeat transmembrane neuronal protein 3-like — protein sequence MGFNAIKLLSRSAAVLVIAPTVLLTVLSSAERGCPKGCRCEGKMIYCESQKLQEIPQGVSGGCLGLSLRYNSLQKLKFNQFKGLNQLTWLYLDHNHISNIDEDAFNGIRRLKELILSSNKITRLLNNTFRPVTNIRNLDISYNQLTSLGSEQFRGLRKLQSLHLRSNSLRNVPVRIFQDCRNLEFLDMGYNRIRSLARNVFAGLIRLKELHLEHNQFSKLNLALFPRLVSLQFLYLQWNKISVIGQTMSWTWSSLQKLDLSGNEIEAFSGPSVFQCVPNLQTLNLDSNKLTFIGQEILDSWISLNTISLTGNIWECSQNICSLVNWLKSFRGWRENTVICASPKDLQGVNVMQAVRNYSICGKSTFEKLDTKDLVKPTYKPKPTRPKQESKQQVPFMPTTSVPDSSSDADHETEHISFHKIIAGSVALFLSVLVILLVIYVSWKRYPASIKQLQQRSLMQRRRKKKRQSLKQMTPTTQEYYVDYKPTNTETSEMLLNGAGPCTFTKSGSRECEIPLSMNVSSFLTFDQPTISYCGVHQETMDKHRERDLELSTITTITRPTEHM from the exons ATGG GTTTCAATGCAATTAAGTTACTAAGCAGATCAGCTGCAGTGCTAGTGATAGCTCCTACTGTACTACTGACAGTGCTTTCCTCTGCTGAACGTGGATGCCCCAAGGGCTGTAGGTGTGAAGGCAAAATGATCTACTGTGAATCGCAAAAGCTGCAAGAAATTCCCCAAGGCGTTTCTGGAGGTTGCTTGGGCCTCTCGCTGCGTTACAACagcctgcaaaaacttaaattcAATCAGTTTAAAGGACTGAACCAGCTCACTTGGCTTTATCTAGACCATAACCACATCAGCAATATTGATGAAGATGCCTTCAATGGGATACGCAGATTGAAGGAGCTCATCCTGAGCTCCAATAAAATCACTCGTTTGCTAAATAACACATTCCGACCAGTGACTAACATACGTAATTTGGATATATCCTATAATCAGTTGACTTCTTTGGGCTCGGAGCAGTTCAGAGGCTTAAGGAAACTCCAGAGCTTGCACCTGCGATCCAACTCCCTCCGAAATGTCCCTGTAAGGATTTTCCAGGATTGTCGCAACCTGGAGTTTTTGGACATGGGCTACAACCGTATAAGAAGTTTAGCACGGAATGTATTCGCAGGCTTGATCAGACTAAAGGAGCTCCACCTGGAACATAATCAGTTTTCCAAGCTAAATCTGGCTCTATTTCCCCGTCTGGTCAGTCTACAGTTTCTCTACCTGCAGTGGAATAAGATCAGTGTCATCGGTCAAACTATGTCCTGGACATGGAGCTCCTTACAAAAGCTTGACCTGTCTGGAAATGAAATCGAAGCTTTCAGTGGACCAAGTGTTTTCCAATGTGTGCCTAACCTCCAGACTCTCAACCTGGATTCCAACAAGCTCACTTTTATTGGACAGGAGATTCTGGATTCCTGGATTTCCCTCAACACCATAAGCCTCACAGGGAATATATGGGAATGTAGCCAAAACATTTGCTCATTGGTAAACTGGTTAAAAAGTTTCCGTGGTTGGAGGGAGAATACTGTCATCTGTGCCAGCCCAAAAGACCTGCAAGGGGTGAATGTGATGCAGGCAGTCAGAAATTACAGCATCTGTGGTAAAAgtacttttgaaaaattggataCAAAAGATCTGGTCAAGCCCACATATAAACCCAAACCCACTAGGCCAAAACAGGAAAGCAAGCAGCAGGTTCCTTTTATGCCTACAACTAGTGTACCTGATTCCAGTTCTGATGCTGACCATGAAACAGAGCATATCTCTTTTCATAAAATCATTGCAGGGAGTGTGGCACTTTTCCTTTCAGTGCTTGTGATCCTGCTTGTGATTTATGTGTCTTGGAAGCGTTATCCCGCCAGTATCAAGCAACTGCAGCAGCGGTCTCTGATGCAAAGACGCAGGAAAAAGAAACGGCAATCGCTGAAGCAAATGACTCCCACCACACAGGAATATTATGTTGATTATAAGCCTACAAACACTGAAACGAGTGAGATGCTGCTGAATGGAGCAGGACCCTGCACATTTACCAAATCTGGCTCCAGGGAATGTGAG